A region from the Caldicellulosiruptor naganoensis genome encodes:
- the purE gene encoding 5-(carboxyamino)imidazole ribonucleotide mutase → MKKPLVGIIMGSDSDLPVMKEAAKVLEDFGIEYEITIVSAHRTPERMFKYAKEAEARGIEVIVAGAGGAAHLPGMVASISNLPVIGVPVKTFSLNGLDSLLSIVQMPAGVPVATVAINNAKNAGILAAEILGVKYPEIRKKIAEYKEKMKNEVEEKAKELEEVGYEGYLERRQSK, encoded by the coding sequence ATGAAAAAGCCACTTGTTGGAATAATTATGGGAAGTGACTCAGATTTGCCTGTTATGAAAGAGGCAGCAAAAGTCTTAGAAGATTTTGGAATTGAGTATGAAATAACAATTGTGTCAGCACACAGGACACCTGAGAGGATGTTCAAATATGCAAAAGAGGCAGAGGCAAGGGGAATTGAGGTGATTGTGGCTGGTGCTGGTGGAGCTGCCCATCTTCCAGGAATGGTTGCTTCAATTTCAAACTTGCCAGTTATTGGAGTTCCTGTAAAAACATTTTCTTTAAATGGACTTGATTCTCTTTTATCCATTGTTCAGATGCCGGCAGGTGTTCCTGTGGCAACTGTTGCAATCAACAATGCTAAGAATGCTGGAATTTTGGCTGCTGAGATTTTAGGGGTGAAGTATCCTGAGATAAGAAAGAAGATAGCTGAGTACAAAGAAAAAATGAAGAATGAAGTTGAAGAGAAGGCAAAAGAGTTAGAGGAGGTAGGGTATGAGGGCTATCTTGAAAGAAGGCAGAGTAAATAG
- a CDS encoding 5-(carboxyamino)imidazole ribonucleotide synthase translates to MNKGVFGYPLMKIGIIGGGQLGKMLSQKAKQMGFYVISLDPSAACPAASVSDELIVSDFYNPEKLKELVEKSDITTYEIEHINTSVLKELYDKGYNILPSPYCLEIIQDKLKQKQVLQSAGLPVPRFERVESFDISFFESFGFPLVQKTTKGGYDGRGVVVIKSKDDINKVLKTESYIEEFVDVEKELAVIVARNKKGDVVSYPVVEMVFDETANILDMLLVPARVEKDIEDEAKKIAIKAVEALQGVGVFGVELFLRKDRKILINEIAPRPHNSGHYTIEACITSQFEQHLRAICDLPLGSTKLLSPAVMINLLGENGYKGRPVIEGLIDALSIEGVSFHFYGKKISAPFRKMGHVTIVDDNLERAIEKARKVKEVLKIKAEV, encoded by the coding sequence ATGAACAAAGGAGTTTTTGGCTATCCTCTTATGAAAATAGGTATAATTGGCGGTGGACAGCTTGGGAAGATGCTCTCTCAAAAGGCAAAGCAGATGGGGTTTTATGTTATCTCTTTAGACCCAAGTGCTGCGTGTCCTGCAGCTTCAGTTTCAGACGAGCTGATTGTAAGTGATTTTTACAACCCAGAAAAATTAAAAGAGCTTGTTGAAAAAAGTGACATTACAACCTATGAAATAGAGCATATTAACACAAGCGTTCTAAAAGAACTTTATGATAAGGGATACAATATTCTGCCATCTCCATATTGCTTAGAGATAATTCAAGACAAACTGAAGCAAAAACAGGTGTTACAAAGTGCAGGGCTTCCTGTGCCGAGGTTTGAAAGGGTAGAGAGCTTTGATATATCTTTTTTTGAGAGCTTTGGTTTTCCGCTTGTTCAAAAAACAACAAAAGGCGGATATGATGGTAGAGGAGTTGTGGTTATAAAAAGTAAAGATGATATAAATAAAGTTCTCAAAACTGAATCTTATATAGAAGAATTTGTAGACGTAGAGAAAGAACTTGCTGTTATTGTTGCAAGAAATAAAAAAGGAGATGTTGTTTCATATCCTGTTGTAGAAATGGTTTTCGATGAGACTGCAAACATTCTTGATATGCTCCTTGTGCCGGCAAGAGTTGAAAAGGATATAGAGGATGAGGCAAAGAAGATAGCAATCAAGGCAGTTGAAGCACTCCAAGGTGTTGGTGTGTTTGGTGTTGAGCTTTTTTTAAGAAAAGACAGAAAAATTTTAATAAACGAGATTGCTCCAAGACCGCACAACTCAGGCCACTACACCATAGAAGCATGCATTACAAGTCAGTTTGAACAGCACCTTCGGGCTATTTGTGATTTACCACTTGGTTCTACCAAACTTTTGTCTCCTGCAGTGATGATAAATCTATTAGGTGAAAATGGATACAAAGGAAGACCTGTCATAGAGGGGTTGATTGATGCACTTTCAATAGAAGGTGTTTCGTTTCACTTCTATGGCAAAAAGATAAGTGCACCTTTCAGAAAAATGGGACACGTAACAATAGTTGACGATAACTTAGAAAGAGCTATAGAAAAGGCAAGGAAAGTAAAGGAAGTGTTGAAAATAAAAGCGGAGGTGTAA
- a CDS encoding DUF4914 family protein, whose amino-acid sequence MNKLLNLKVKDEVFDILNSCKGITMPEKRSDFIDLSLGGKDNMIFEVKYEVEGKGEVVEAIVTRCKNGIVVNYPDVYMRRRDPDSLIIGDEGETDKPRYKDVYGDNFEEVRKETIEWLKKQELIVYGFYAGGKEHGYPALVIAPLNAAFFGFALADIQGFIPRSEFEKIELFEPKAVIYVAPPFRHTHFNGKQVVVHNRVNGVHEIFSYNLYPGPSAKKGVYGVLLNIGEMEGWVAAHASTVRIVTPYDNVITIMHEGASGGGKSEMCQQMHREKDNRVLLGENIITKERIYLEIIESCEIHPVTDDIAFVHPSLQTGSKMVVKDAEQGWFVRLDNIPHYGTDPQLERLCIHPPEPLIFLNLEGVPGSTCLIWEHTMDEPGKPCPNPRVILPRRFVPNIVDEPVEVDIRSFGVRTPPCTKSKPTYGIVGIFHLLPPALAWLWRLVSPRGHANPSITQAEALSSEGVGSYWPFATGLMVKQANLLLEQILQFTRTQYILVPNQYIGAYKVGFMPQWITREYLAKRGNVRLRPDQLKPAKLPLLGYALEYMKVEGTYIPKFLLQVDLQPEVGEEAYMEGAKILTDFFKKEIVKFKTLDLHPLGRQIIECCLDDGSLEDYVSLIK is encoded by the coding sequence ATGAATAAATTATTAAACTTGAAGGTAAAAGATGAAGTCTTTGATATTTTGAATAGCTGCAAGGGAATAACTATGCCTGAAAAAAGATCTGATTTTATTGACCTATCACTTGGTGGAAAAGACAATATGATTTTTGAGGTCAAATACGAGGTTGAAGGCAAGGGTGAAGTAGTTGAGGCAATTGTCACAAGGTGCAAAAATGGCATTGTTGTTAATTATCCAGATGTATACATGAGACGAAGAGACCCTGATAGTTTGATTATCGGTGATGAAGGTGAGACTGATAAGCCAAGGTATAAAGATGTATACGGAGATAATTTTGAAGAGGTCAGAAAAGAAACAATTGAATGGTTAAAAAAACAGGAACTGATTGTATATGGTTTTTATGCTGGTGGGAAAGAACACGGTTATCCTGCTCTTGTAATAGCACCGCTTAATGCTGCGTTTTTTGGTTTTGCACTTGCTGATATTCAGGGGTTTATTCCAAGAAGTGAATTTGAAAAGATTGAGCTTTTTGAGCCGAAAGCGGTAATTTACGTTGCTCCACCATTCAGACACACACATTTTAACGGCAAACAAGTGGTTGTACACAATAGGGTAAACGGTGTTCATGAGATATTTTCGTATAATCTGTATCCAGGACCGAGTGCTAAAAAAGGCGTATATGGTGTACTTTTGAACATTGGCGAGATGGAAGGCTGGGTAGCTGCGCACGCCTCAACTGTGAGAATTGTCACACCATATGACAACGTCATAACAATCATGCACGAAGGTGCAAGTGGTGGCGGTAAAAGCGAAATGTGCCAGCAGATGCATAGAGAAAAAGACAACAGGGTTCTTTTGGGCGAAAACATTATAACAAAAGAGAGAATATACCTTGAGATAATAGAGTCATGCGAAATCCATCCTGTTACAGATGATATTGCTTTCGTTCATCCCAGCCTTCAAACAGGTTCTAAAATGGTTGTAAAAGATGCAGAACAAGGCTGGTTTGTAAGGCTTGACAATATTCCTCATTATGGCACAGACCCGCAATTAGAAAGGCTTTGTATTCATCCTCCAGAGCCACTTATTTTCTTAAACTTAGAAGGTGTGCCTGGTTCAACTTGTCTTATTTGGGAGCATACAATGGATGAACCAGGCAAGCCCTGTCCAAATCCGAGAGTGATTTTACCTCGCAGGTTCGTCCCTAATATTGTAGATGAACCTGTTGAGGTTGATATACGAAGTTTTGGGGTAAGAACACCACCTTGCACAAAGTCAAAACCCACATACGGAATAGTAGGCATATTTCATCTTCTACCACCTGCACTGGCATGGCTATGGAGGCTTGTCAGCCCCCGTGGCCATGCTAACCCAAGCATAACACAGGCTGAAGCTTTGAGCTCTGAAGGTGTTGGTTCTTACTGGCCATTTGCAACAGGTCTTATGGTAAAGCAGGCAAACCTACTTTTAGAACAAATATTACAATTTACAAGGACTCAATATATTCTCGTTCCAAATCAATACATTGGTGCATATAAAGTAGGCTTTATGCCACAATGGATTACAAGAGAGTACTTAGCAAAAAGAGGAAATGTAAGACTAAGACCTGACCAGTTAAAACCTGCTAAACTTCCTCTTTTAGGGTATGCACTTGAGTACATGAAGGTCGAAGGGACATATATTCCGAAGTTTTTGCTTCAGGTTGATCTTCAGCCAGAAGTTGGCGAAGAAGCATATATGGAAGGTGCAAAGATTTTGACAGATTTCTTCAAAAAAGAGATTGTCAAGTTCAAAACATTGGATTTGCATCCTCTTGGAAGACAGATTATAGAATGTTGCTTAGATGACGGGAGTTTAGAGGATTATGTTTCGTTGATAAAGTAG
- a CDS encoding DUF2294 domain-containing protein has product MSEAVSKFEMEYMGRGPKQIKTIITEDVIVVRLIGFLSPTEKKLAQTKEGVELIKKVRATLFENAKDELEKLIKEVIDVDIAGIYSDVNTTNGEKVIVVTLNENLEKRLK; this is encoded by the coding sequence ATCAGTGAAGCAGTCAGCAAGTTTGAAATGGAGTATATGGGCAGGGGTCCAAAACAAATAAAGACAATAATCACAGAAGATGTAATAGTTGTAAGATTAATTGGTTTTCTAAGCCCTACTGAAAAAAAGCTTGCCCAGACAAAAGAGGGGGTTGAGCTTATCAAAAAGGTAAGAGCGACTTTATTTGAAAATGCAAAAGATGAGTTAGAAAAACTCATAAAAGAGGTTATAGATGTTGACATTGCAGGAATATACTCTGATGTCAATACTACCAATGGGGAAAAGGTGATAGTAGTAACTTTAAATGAAAATTTAGAAAAACGTCTAAAGTAA
- a CDS encoding IS1182 family transposase, protein MPRKHDKIVFKEYNPNQLIMPIDPEAFIPQTHLVRAIDKIIDKIDISTIVEKYKGGGTSSYHPLMLLKVLIYAYIQGIYSSRKIAKALQENITFMWLSKLQTPDFRTINRFRKEIIGDCIEEIFAQVIELLVKLGYVNFEYYYLDGTKIEANANKYTFVWARSTRTYKKKLREKVREILNEIERINEEEDRILGELDVNLEADYDSQELEQKVEELSQKIAEANFGSKRKERRVKKLVKTLQNNCVLRLKKYESYEQILNGRNSFSKTDNDATFMRMKDDHMKNGMLKPGYNVQIGTQNRFVIGFSIHQSPTDTVCLKEHLELVTKITGHKPKNIVADSGYGSEENYLHLKECGINSYIKYNTFDLEQTRRFKKDIFNVRNWEYIAEEDAYICPAGKKVKYLYPKISANERGFVSYEKVYQCEDICNGCEHREKCYKGKRWKKRFSIRPRLEKLKEEVRQRLLSREGEEIYEKRKIEVETVFGIIKNNKGFRRFLLRGMKGVKLEWGLVCIAYNIERLAKIIIGGWSKIASQPSCFLLHSSILTLNTIKCLILVIKNYCFWAALF, encoded by the coding sequence ATGCCACGCAAACATGATAAAATAGTCTTCAAAGAATATAACCCCAACCAATTAATAATGCCAATCGACCCTGAAGCCTTTATCCCTCAAACTCATCTAGTAAGAGCAATCGATAAAATCATTGATAAAATAGATATCTCAACCATAGTAGAGAAATACAAAGGTGGTGGGACTTCCAGCTACCATCCTTTGATGCTTTTGAAAGTACTTATCTATGCTTACATACAGGGGATATACTCTTCAAGAAAGATAGCAAAAGCACTTCAAGAGAATATAACCTTTATGTGGCTTTCAAAACTTCAAACCCCTGATTTCAGAACTATCAATAGATTCAGAAAAGAGATAATAGGTGATTGCATTGAAGAGATTTTCGCACAAGTTATTGAACTTCTTGTAAAACTGGGGTATGTAAACTTTGAGTATTACTACCTTGACGGGACAAAGATTGAAGCAAATGCGAACAAGTATACATTTGTATGGGCAAGAAGTACAAGAACATACAAAAAGAAATTAAGAGAAAAAGTAAGAGAAATTCTTAATGAAATAGAGAGGATAAATGAGGAAGAAGACAGAATTCTTGGCGAGTTGGATGTCAATTTAGAAGCTGATTATGATAGCCAAGAGCTTGAACAAAAAGTTGAAGAACTCTCCCAAAAGATAGCAGAAGCTAACTTTGGGAGCAAAAGGAAAGAAAGGAGAGTGAAAAAGCTTGTAAAAACTCTCCAAAACAACTGCGTATTAAGACTCAAGAAATATGAGTCTTATGAGCAGATCTTAAATGGCAGGAATAGTTTTTCAAAAACAGACAATGATGCCACATTTATGAGGATGAAGGATGACCATATGAAAAATGGGATGCTAAAACCCGGGTATAATGTACAAATCGGCACACAGAACCGATTTGTCATAGGTTTTAGCATCCACCAAAGTCCCACAGACACTGTCTGTCTAAAGGAACACCTTGAGCTTGTGACGAAGATAACAGGCCACAAGCCAAAGAACATTGTAGCAGACAGTGGCTATGGGTCTGAAGAAAACTACCTTCATCTGAAAGAATGTGGCATAAATAGCTACATTAAGTATAACACATTTGACTTGGAACAGACAAGAAGATTTAAGAAGGATATTTTCAATGTAAGGAACTGGGAGTACATAGCTGAAGAAGATGCATATATTTGTCCTGCTGGTAAGAAGGTGAAATACTTATATCCGAAGATAAGTGCAAATGAGAGAGGATTTGTAAGTTATGAGAAGGTATATCAATGTGAAGATATTTGTAATGGTTGTGAACACAGAGAAAAATGTTATAAAGGTAAGAGATGGAAGAAGAGATTTAGTATAAGACCGAGGTTAGAGAAATTGAAGGAAGAGGTGAGGCAAAGGCTGTTAAGTAGAGAAGGCGAAGAGATTTACGAAAAAAGGAAGATAGAAGTTGAGACAGTATTTGGGATAATAAAGAACAATAAAGGGTTTAGGAGATTCCTGCTCAGGGGTATGAAGGGTGTGAAGCTTGAGTGGGGTTTGGTTTGTATTGCCTATAACATAGAAAGATTGGCGAAGATAATAATAGGGGGTTGGAGCAAAATTGCCAGCCAACCCTCTTGCTTTTTACTGCATAGTTCAATATTAACATTAAATACCATCAAATGCTTGATTTTGGTTATTAAAAATTATTGTTTTTGGGCAGCACTATTTTAG
- a CDS encoding ATP-binding protein → MVRKIIKIDEEKCNGCGLCVNACVEGAIELVDGKAKLVSEEYCDGLGNCLPVCPTGAIEIIEADVKPFNEKAVEERIEKTKSKREFSCMCPGSQERIIEKKEAAAPSEAKPSVQEVQDSSELINWPVQLALVNPYAKFFEDSHILIAADCVAYAYAAFHKDFMKGKVTIIGCPKLDDIEYYYEKILEIIQNHEIKSITVVKMEVLCCTGIANIVKKAMLQVQKILPYSEVTITTDGGIKE, encoded by the coding sequence ATGGTGAGAAAAATAATCAAAATTGATGAAGAAAAATGCAATGGTTGTGGTCTTTGTGTAAATGCCTGCGTTGAGGGTGCAATTGAGCTGGTAGATGGCAAGGCAAAGCTTGTGAGCGAAGAGTACTGTGATGGGCTTGGGAACTGTCTTCCTGTTTGTCCAACTGGGGCGATTGAGATAATTGAGGCAGATGTGAAGCCTTTTAATGAAAAGGCTGTAGAAGAGAGAATTGAAAAAACTAAATCTAAGAGAGAATTTTCATGTATGTGTCCAGGTTCACAAGAAAGGATTATTGAGAAAAAAGAAGCTGCTGCACCTTCGGAAGCTAAGCCTTCAGTGCAAGAGGTGCAAGATTCATCTGAGCTTATTAACTGGCCTGTGCAACTTGCTCTTGTCAATCCATATGCTAAGTTTTTTGAAGATAGCCACATTTTGATTGCAGCTGACTGTGTTGCGTATGCTTATGCGGCTTTTCACAAGGATTTTATGAAAGGAAAGGTTACAATAATAGGGTGTCCCAAACTTGACGATATTGAATATTACTATGAAAAGATTTTAGAGATAATCCAAAATCATGAAATCAAGAGTATAACAGTTGTCAAGATGGAAGTGCTGTGCTGTACTGGTATTGCAAATATAGTTAAAAAAGCTATGCTTCAGGTACAAAAGATTTTACCGTATTCAGAGGTTACAATTACCACTGATGGTGGTATAAAAGAATAA
- a CDS encoding Crp/Fnr family transcriptional regulator produces MSYSKLSKTKLFKGIEENDIERLLCGCSLVQKSFEKDEIIAFEGDECTSIGLILDGMVDIKKVSASGKEYTITTLLPGDTFGEAVVFSSSNFFPAMVVAKCNTTILFIPKEAIINMSKKCERFLYNYLNILSDRILLLNSKLKESTLITLRRKICNFLLEEFKKQKSLKIKLSLSKQELAEKFNVQRPSLSRELIKMREEGLIDFWGKEIWIKNLERIEEYLYENA; encoded by the coding sequence ATGAGCTATTCTAAACTATCCAAAACGAAATTATTTAAAGGTATAGAAGAAAATGATATCGAAAGGCTTTTGTGTGGCTGCAGCTTGGTCCAAAAGAGTTTTGAAAAAGATGAGATAATTGCGTTTGAAGGAGATGAATGCACATCAATAGGATTAATTCTTGATGGAATGGTGGATATTAAAAAAGTCTCTGCATCTGGTAAAGAATATACAATAACAACTTTGCTTCCTGGAGATACATTTGGAGAAGCCGTAGTATTTTCTTCATCAAATTTTTTCCCAGCAATGGTTGTTGCAAAATGTAATACTACAATCTTGTTTATACCAAAAGAAGCTATTATCAATATGAGCAAAAAATGTGAAAGGTTTTTGTACAACTATCTAAATATATTGTCAGATAGAATTCTACTTCTAAATTCAAAACTAAAAGAATCTACACTTATAACTCTGCGACGAAAGATCTGTAATTTTTTGCTTGAAGAGTTCAAAAAGCAAAAAAGCCTCAAGATAAAGCTTTCTCTTTCAAAGCAGGAACTTGCAGAAAAGTTCAATGTGCAAAGACCTTCTTTGTCAAGAGAGCTGATAAAGATGAGAGAAGAGGGACTTATAGATTTTTGGGGAAAGGAAATCTGGATTAAAAATCTGGAAAGAATTGAAGAGTATTTATATGAAAATGCTTAA